From Drosophila suzukii chromosome 2R, CBGP_Dsuzu_IsoJpt1.0, whole genome shotgun sequence, a single genomic window includes:
- the LOC108018119 gene encoding mucin-2: MKQGMQLTAAWLCLLATASLAQNQESSAKWSRQLENVATSDTDTLDWVPLAQPLDGSKDRTGNGRVLTYSQTFPPSARFGDLTKTGSQFDYPFQFQRYPNGAGQALPLRQAPPPAPSTLKASGVGQEPTSQSFFKFEMPFHSNGEGQAQSPPTLQTGYQIQHTFGAGTGGFPAPSSLFSPPSLFGQQQGQPFGPDFHSLGSQKPLAQALNKPLHQQNYVQDVLPPKTLGKPLPTQASLQSVTPQVFPVDPDTDTLFGSNKAAPSSAPSSTRDQDVQLLYVPYDTLYNQQRQQSGSNSNFEVNKFNVNPGLPAVNPYQINQFYTQDPSGGSEYFSPGTTSRPSTTTSQPQSIFQSFGQPQPQHQAQTQTQYTTAKPKPKAHQPPLAMFLLRSSSRPSQSDVVTALRNAHSISVIDSPTKQTPEIFVGPAGMPIPDGYVKFDLPYLSQLTSNRDLSDVSFFVAPLSYRTPNGFNKILLPEPHVGSIVVNRAKDIASSQQLSPAVRPQRPYAAVSSTRNPFETTTQSQIQAQGQVPERGNKFSYYYVQDGIQEVSSPKIPAKQERHKKKRPQNVQVQQQPIYRPSPTKAQSQNPFDTLNQIGGDDFFKTLGSKATTSSTSSTSTSTTTSTTSTTAAPQSLFTYSTRPQIEFPGSSGQLYPQYVQEPVQEPLPRLTTRPPTASTEEEHRMKQYFRQQDAFRQRPHTTNPPFEYTPSSVDYEPSLPTTTTTQRIKTKHRVNLYTPAAVPVTTSDVGYNNVDQQAPLNHRPSYNQVQNEILDNSNVEYEPNPYHVPSELPALTPDIPGLVNNLQEKDKLQPQIPTTPYAEPEPETRPTRRPVLRTRKPAVTKVTSSVSYSESESNGKLPTHRIRRPYSSRGTTAPDASSGNGDGAEESAVTPTRRPTSARNPLIRNPNRIRYRPTTEERQTLKTKPRKGSKNGKPHEDQDIDYQRDVLKQNYPVFKAPSRRPTSPTAIPSSYDVQGTTEGPASESQQVYTVTPSNSIDGGSEQSGFPANLLEPMQIAQHYQEFSKDNYGPGYFPNQEDLNPTEAIVRNEVSPIFTTLATTTPSTTTTTTTTTTEAPVTTTTTTRRSPFVRRNYPRLRTTTTTEAPVTSTTPSEDRPSNRARLPPRRVVKVRQRQRRPTHPASSSTVAPEEESEPITQKPSLRKLSRYNNQEPKEKEATVSPITHRRRYKQPFQLEGQESQWSPSSETANSNTNSNSFKPLSPKYKTETHNFESEPEIVTAGPTNQPETYEINVAADLGGSTVQRTTIMAPNLKPEKSFAELLEEVMGKAPEATTTESTSSTVSRLSRRGKWHKKNRLSGSSDNSENFETAESQNLGPQLYNAIQSASEKEELPKTTTPLTPSTEAQTETLVMTTTVASPTTPEEYEVTTAHDVDEATITSTLPVSEESATRRMDTAADVDDLEVQPSIFSEVKKQLHDLFAIEESEDEAVTAALAAVGKRRQEYTSIRRTSPVTPLEKTTLGPADEATTTEATVAESKKDSFHKDLMEHVVYATSTSTKVTSETEICYRGRCIRSEDLPANHKLH, from the exons ATGAAGCAAGGCATGCAACTCACCGCCGCCTGGCTGTGCCTTTTAGCTACGGCTAGTTTGGCTCAGAACCAGGAATCCTCCGCCAAGTGGTCCAGGCAACTGGAGAACGTGGCCACGTCCGACACGGACACACTGGACTGGGTGCCCTTGGCACAGCCCCTGGATGGCAGCAAGGATCGCACGGGCAATGGACGCGTGTTGACCTACTCGCAGACCTTCCCGCCCAGCGCTCGCTTCGGTGATCTGACCAAGACGGGCTCCCAGTTCGACTACCCCTTCCAGTTCCAGCGGTATCCGAACGGGGCAGGTCAGGCGCTCCCTCTTCGCCAGGCACCACCACCTGCTCCTTCCACGCTGAAGGCCTCTGGAGTGGGTCAGGAGCCCACCTCGCAGTCGTTCTTCAAGTTCGAGATGCCCTTCCACAGCAACGGCGAGGGTCAGGCTCAATCGCCGCCCACCCTTCAGACGGGCTACCAGATCCAGCACACCTTTGGGGCAGGAACTGGAGGGTTTCCAGCTCCCTCCTCGCTCTTTAGTCCACCCTCGCTCTTCGGACAACAGCAGGGGCAACCCTTTGGCCCGGACTTCCACTCGCTGGGCTCCCAGAAGCCCTTGGCTCAGGCTCTGAATAAACCACTCCACCAGCAGAACTACGTGCAGGATGTTCTGCCTCCCAAGACCCTGGGAAAGCCTCTGCCCACGCAGGCCTCGCTACAGAGTGTGACCCCACAAGTCTTTCCTGTAGATCCAGATACAGACACTCTTTTTGGCTCGAACAAGGCAGCTCCCTCGTCAGCTCCATCTTCCACTCGCGACCAGGATGTCCAGTTGCTCTATGTGCCCTACGATACCCTGTACAACCAGCAGCGCCAGCAGTCGGGATCGAACTCCAACTTCGAGGTGAACAAGTTCAATGTGAACCCAGGTCTGCCTGCGGTGAATCCCTATCAGATCAACCAGTTCTACACCCAGGATCCCAGTGGAGGCAGTGAATACTTCAGCCCAGGAACCACCTCGAGACCCAGCACTACCACCAGTCAGCCACAGAGCATCTTCCAGAGCTTTGGACAGCCACAGCCCCAACATCAGGCGCAAACGCAGACGCAGTATACCACAGCGAAGCCCAAGCCAAAGGCCCATCAGCCCCCATTGGCCATGTTCCTGCTGCGATCCAGCTCTCGTCCCTCGCAGTCCGATGTGGTTACTGCCCTGAGGAATGCCCACAGCATCTCTGTCATCGACTCGCCCACCAAGCAGACCCCGGAGATCTTTGTGGGACCCGCTGGCATGCCCATTCCCGATGGCTATGTCAAGTTCGACCTGCCCTATCTCTCGCAACTCACCTCCAATCGAGATTTGAGTGATGTTTCCTTCTTCGTGGCTCCCTTGAGCTACCGTACACCCAACGGTTTCAATAAGATCCTGCTTCCGGAGCCCCATGTGGGTTCCATTGTGGTCAACAGGGCTAAGGATATCGCCTCTAGCCAGCAACTATCCCCTGCTGTGCGACCCCAACGTCCATATGCTGCTGTGAGCAGCACACGCAATCCCTTCGAGACCACCACCCAATCTCAGATCCAGGCTCAAGGTCAGGTTCCCGAGCGGGGTAACAAGTTCAGCTACTACTACGTGCAGGATGGCATCCAGGAGGTCAGCTCCCCGAAGATTCCCGCCAAGCAGGAGCGGCACAAGAAGAAGCGGCCTCAGAATGTCCAGGTGCAGCAGCAGCCCATCTACCGACCATCGCCAACCAAGGCCCAGAGTCAGAACCCCTTCGACACCCTCAACCAGATCGGCGGGGATGACTTCTTCAAGACCCTGGGCAGCAAAGCCACCACCAGCTCCACTTCGAGCACCTCTACATCGACCACCACATCAACCACTTCGACGACGGCTGCTCCGCAATCGCTGTTCACCTACAGCACGCGGCCACAAATCGAGTTCCCCGGCTCCAGTGGCCAACTGTATCCTCAGTATGTCCAGGAACCCGTGCAGGAGCCACTGCCGCGACTAACCACCCGACCTCCAACTGCCTCCACGGAGGAGGAGCACCGCATGAAGCAGTACTTCCGTCAGCAGGATGCCTTCCGCCAGCGGCCACACACCACCAATCCCCCCTTCGAATACACCCCAAGTTCAGTTGACTATGAGCCTTCCCTGCCCACGACAACCACTACTCAGAGGATCAAGACCAAGCACAGGGTCAATCTGTACACTCCCGCTGCCGTTCCAGTCACCACTTCGGATGTGGGCTACAACAATGTGGACCAGCAGGCGCCGCTGAACCATCGCCCCAGCTATAACCAGGTGCAAAACGAGATTCTGGACAACAGCAATGTGGAGTACGAGCCGAATCCCTACCATGTGCCTTCGGAACTGCCTGCTCTGACTCCTGATATCCCCGGGCTGGTTAACAATCTGCAGGAGAAGGACAAGTTGCAGCCGCAGATCCCGACCACTCCATATGCCGAACCGGAACCGGAAACGCGACCCACCAGGAGACCAGTGCTGCGCACCCGTAAGCCAGCGGTTACCAAGGTGACCTCCTCGGTCTCCTACTCCGAGTCGGAGTCCAATGGCAAGCTGCCCACTCACCGGATTCGAAGGCCATACAGCAGTCGAGGAACCACAGCGCCAGATGCCTCCTCAGGCAACGGAGATGGTGCCGAGGAGTCGGCAGTGACCCCCACCCGTCGACCCACCAGTGCCCGGAACCCACTCATCCGCAACCCCAATCGCATCCGCTATAGGCCAACGACCGAAGAGCGCCAAACCCTGAAGACCAAGCCCAGGAAGGGTTCGAAGAACGGCAAGCCACACGAAGATCAGGACATCGACTACCAGCGGGATGTGCTCAAGCAGAACTACCCGGTGTTCAAGGCCCCGTCCAGGCGACCCACCAGTCCCACGGCCATCCCCAGCTCCTACGATGTGCAGGGCACCACCGAAGGACCCGCCTCGGAGTCCCAGCAGGTGTACACGGTGACCCCGAGCAACAGCATCGATGGTGGCAGCGAGCAGAGCGGCTTCCCCGCCAACCTGCTGGAGCCCATGCAGATTGCCCAGCACTACCAGGAGTTCTCCAAGGACAACTACGGTCCAGGGTACTTCCCTAACCAGGAGGATCTCAATCCAACGGAGGCCATCGTGCGCAACGAGGTGAGCCCCATCTTCACCACCCTGGCCACCACAACGCCATCAACCACAACGACCACGACAACTACAACCACTGAGGCTCCAGTGACCACGACCACAACAACACGTCGCTCGCCTTTCGTGAGGAGGAACTATCCTCGACTGAGGACAACCACAACGACGGAGGCGCCAGTGACCTCCACCACTCCCTCGGAGGATAGGCCATCG AACCGTGCTCGTCTGCCACCCCGTCGAGTTGTGAAGGTGCGTCAGCGACAGCGTCGTCCCACGCATCCTGCCTCCTCCTCAACAGTGGCGCCCGAGGAGGAATCCGAACCCATCACCCAGAAGCCAAGTCTGCGCAAGCTGAGCCGCTACAACAACCAGGAGCCCAAGGAAAAGGAGGCAACAGTG TCCCCCATCACCCATCGTCGTCGGTACAAGCAGCCCTTCCAGCTGGAGGGCCAGGAATCCCAATGGTCACCTTCCTCGGAAACAGCCAACAGCAATACCAACTCGAACAGCTTCAAGCCGCTGAGTCCCAAGTACAAAACCGAGACGCACAATTTCGAGAGCGAACCGGAGATTGTGACCGCGGGACCAACCAATCAGCCGGAGACCTACGAGATCAACGTGGCTGCTGATCTCGGGGGTTCGACGGTTCAGCGCACCACCATCATGGCACCCAATCTAAA GCCAGAGAAATCCTTTGCCGAGCTGTTGGAGGAAGTCATGGGAAAGGCCCCTGAGGCAACGACCACTGAATCCACCAGCAGCACTGTCAGTCGCCTGAGCAGACGTGGCAAGTGGCACAAGAAGAACCGCTTATCTGGCAGCTCGGATAACTCCGAGAACTTCGAAACGGCCGAATCCCAGAATCTGGGACCTCAGCTCTACAATGCTATTCAGTCTGCCAGCGAAAAGGAGGAGCTGCCCAAGACCACCACTCCCCTAACTCCCTCCACGGAGGCCCAGACAGAAACCTTGGTGATGACCACCACAGTGGCCTCGCCCACGACGCCCGAGGAGTACGAGGTGACCACCGCCCACGACGTCGATGAGGCCACCATTACCTCCACCCTACCCGTGAGCGAGGAGAGCGCCACGCGCCGCATGGACACGGCAGCGGATGTGGACGACCTGGAGGTGCAGCCCAGCATCTTCTCGGAGGTGAAGAAACAGCTGCACGACCTGTTTGCCATCGAGGAGAGCGAGGACGAGGCAGTGACCGCCGCCCTGGCTGCCGTGGGTAAGCGGCGTCAGGAGTACACGAGTATCCGACGCACAAGTCCAGTCACACCCCTGGAAAAAACCACTCTGGGGCCTGCGGATGAAGCCACCACCACGGAAGCCACCGTGGCGGAGAGCAAAAAGGACAGCTTCCACAAGGATCTGATGGAGCACGTGGTGTACGCCACTTCCACTTCGACCAAAGTCACCTCCGAGACGGAGATCTGCTACCGCGGACGATGCATCCGCTCCGAGGATCTGCCCGCCAACCACAAACTGCACTGA